One region of Fibrobacter sp. genomic DNA includes:
- the tpiA gene encoding triose-phosphate isomerase: MRQYIIAGNWKMNKTVSESVQLAKDIVEAVKDVKKTEVVIAPTYLAAAKVADVVKGTNVKLAIQDIHWKDQGAYTGKVSVDMVKEIGAEYIIIGHSEQRQYFHETEETVNLKVKKTLEAGMKPIICIGETLDERNGGKLEAVLSTQVKGAFEGVSAEDAAKCVLAYEPVWAIGTGVTATDEQAQDTQAFVRSVVKEIYGEAIAEGMRIQYGGSMKGANAAGLLAQKDIDGGLIGGAGLKAATFMEIIAAAEAK, translated from the coding sequence ATGCGTCAGTATATCATTGCTGGTAACTGGAAGATGAACAAGACCGTTAGCGAATCCGTTCAGCTCGCTAAGGACATCGTTGAAGCCGTCAAGGACGTGAAGAAGACTGAAGTCGTCATCGCTCCGACCTACCTCGCTGCTGCTAAGGTTGCAGACGTTGTTAAGGGCACCAACGTTAAGCTCGCTATCCAGGACATCCACTGGAAGGACCAGGGCGCATACACTGGTAAGGTTTCCGTTGACATGGTTAAGGAAATCGGCGCAGAATACATCATCATCGGTCACTCCGAACAGCGTCAGTACTTCCACGAAACCGAAGAAACCGTCAACCTCAAGGTCAAGAAGACTCTCGAAGCTGGCATGAAGCCGATCATCTGCATTGGCGAAACCCTCGACGAACGTAACGGCGGCAAGCTCGAAGCTGTTCTTTCCACTCAGGTTAAGGGCGCTTTCGAAGGCGTTTCCGCTGAAGACGCTGCTAAGTGCGTTCTCGCTTACGAACCGGTTTGGGCAATCGGTACAGGCGTTACCGCTACCGACGAACAGGCTCAGGATACCCAGGCTTTCGTACGTTCCGTTGTTAAGGAAATCTACGGCGAAGCAATTGCTGAAGGCATGCGCATCCAGTACGGTGGCTCCATGAAGGGTGCTAACGCTGCTGGCCTCCTCGCTCAGAAGGACATCGACGGTGGTTTGATTGGTGGTGCAGGCCTCAAGGCTGCTACCTTCATGGAAATCATCGCAGCTGCAGAAGCTAAGTAA
- the recA gene encoding recombinase RecA: MTKKTNSATGNLSADKAKAVEAAIAQIEKNYGKGSIMALGQQPIEDIPVIPSGCIQLDMALGVGGFPRGRIIEIYGPESSGKTTLTLHAIAEAQKLGGVAAFIDAEHAFDAVYARKLGVDIESLLVSQPDTGEQALDIAETLVRSGAIDIIVIDSVAALVPQAEINGEMGDNHVGLQARLMSQALRKLTGILSKSNTCMLFINQLRMKIGVMFGNPETTTGGNALKFYATQRIDIRRIAAIKDGEDVIGNRTRVKIVKNKVAAPFTQCEFDILYGCGISREASILDLATEMDIIQKSGSWFSYNNERIGQGRENARLFLKDNAELCDEIETKIRESMKDVELFKLNEGDALSADDGIELSADEA; the protein is encoded by the coding sequence ATGACTAAGAAGACAAATAGCGCAACAGGTAACCTTTCCGCAGACAAGGCAAAAGCAGTCGAAGCTGCCATCGCCCAGATTGAAAAGAATTATGGTAAAGGTTCTATCATGGCTCTCGGACAGCAGCCCATTGAAGATATCCCGGTCATTCCGTCCGGTTGTATCCAGTTGGACATGGCCCTCGGCGTAGGCGGTTTCCCCCGCGGCCGTATCATTGAAATTTACGGCCCCGAATCCTCCGGTAAGACCACTCTTACCCTCCACGCCATTGCAGAAGCCCAGAAACTGGGCGGCGTTGCAGCATTCATCGATGCAGAACACGCTTTCGACGCAGTCTACGCACGCAAGTTGGGTGTCGATATCGAATCCCTCCTGGTTTCCCAGCCGGATACTGGTGAACAGGCCCTTGATATCGCCGAAACTCTCGTTCGCTCCGGCGCCATCGACATTATCGTGATTGACTCTGTGGCAGCACTTGTTCCCCAGGCTGAAATCAACGGCGAAATGGGCGACAACCACGTGGGCCTCCAGGCTCGCCTCATGTCCCAGGCTCTGCGTAAGCTCACCGGCATTCTCTCCAAGTCCAACACCTGCATGCTGTTCATCAACCAGCTGCGCATGAAGATCGGCGTCATGTTCGGCAACCCCGAAACCACCACCGGTGGTAATGCCCTTAAGTTCTACGCCACCCAGCGTATCGACATCCGTCGCATCGCCGCCATCAAGGACGGCGAAGATGTTATCGGTAACCGTACCCGCGTCAAGATCGTAAAGAACAAGGTTGCAGCCCCGTTCACCCAGTGCGAATTCGACATCCTCTATGGTTGCGGCATTTCCCGCGAAGCTTCCATCCTGGATCTCGCCACCGAAATGGACATCATCCAGAAGAGCGGTTCCTGGTTCAGCTACAACAACGAACGCATCGGTCAGGGTCGCGAAAATGCTCGTCTCTTCTTGAAGGACAATGCTGAACTCTGCGACGAAATCGAAACCAAGATTCGCGAAAGCATGAAGGACGTCGAGCTCTTCAAGCTTAACGAAGGTGACGCACTTTCTGCCGACGACGGTATCGAGCTTTCCGCCGACGAAGCATAG
- a CDS encoding CinA family protein, with amino-acid sequence MQNKLDTISLAELQNEIQKLASDIKEALIQRGEMIATAESCTGGLVASHIVDIAGSSAILAGGIVAYQNEVKANLLNVPAEILDTKGAVSAETVMAMAEGARQKFHCEWAVATSGIAGPGGAEPGKPVGTVWMAVANSQKNEAFCEIFSGNRTEIREKSVYKVLCKLFFEINKQKSTCTNEH; translated from the coding sequence ATGCAAAACAAACTTGACACGATTTCTCTCGCCGAACTCCAAAACGAAATCCAGAAGTTGGCAAGCGATATCAAGGAAGCCCTGATCCAGCGTGGCGAAATGATAGCCACCGCAGAATCCTGCACAGGCGGACTTGTTGCAAGCCACATCGTGGACATCGCCGGATCTTCGGCAATTCTCGCAGGCGGCATCGTCGCCTACCAGAACGAAGTCAAGGCAAATCTCCTGAATGTTCCTGCCGAGATTCTCGATACGAAGGGTGCCGTAAGCGCCGAAACCGTCATGGCCATGGCCGAGGGCGCTCGCCAAAAGTTCCATTGCGAATGGGCTGTAGCCACCTCCGGAATCGCAGGCCCCGGCGGCGCAGAACCGGGCAAACCCGTGGGCACCGTATGGATGGCAGTGGCCAACAGCCAGAAAAATGAAGCTTTTTGTGAAATTTTTTCTGGAAACCGTACCGAAATCCGAGAAAAAAGCGTGTATAAGGTGTTGTGCAAACTTTTTTTTGAAATAAATAAACAGAAAAGCACTTGCACAAACGAACACTAG
- a CDS encoding DUF5683 domain-containing protein, protein MKSRSFMVGLMAALVLAVSAFAGSPLQKGVTGIEAIDTLKVNEWDIPTEHNSLLTTMLFSILPGGGQYYTGHYVRGGFITGVELGLVYDVFFNKSYQYDRVMEQAEPFRDSVSHYTQLIMDSPRDSIQYYQSRRLEYVNRVRAYSDKKMEQEDLRKAEMAWLCGVQLYSMFDAFGIWYNNNHRSVELRDMKKALLWGLIPGFGQMYNGEFGKAGLLYMSFIGSGVSVWTSQNMVEYYLDRKHVLEAENSNSAELDRVTERVTYYRKNRNQYIWASALLYLYSIADAVVDALLSDFDNPIHMAVVPNFLGGAQAMFTFDF, encoded by the coding sequence ATGAAATCTCGTTCCTTTATGGTCGGTTTAATGGCTGCTCTTGTGCTTGCCGTATCCGCTTTTGCCGGTTCTCCGTTGCAAAAGGGTGTTACCGGTATTGAAGCCATCGACACGTTGAAGGTGAACGAATGGGATATTCCCACGGAACACAATTCCCTTTTGACCACGATGCTGTTCAGTATCTTGCCTGGTGGCGGCCAATACTATACCGGACATTATGTGCGAGGTGGCTTCATCACAGGTGTGGAATTGGGTCTTGTTTACGACGTGTTTTTTAACAAGTCCTACCAGTACGACCGTGTCATGGAACAGGCGGAACCGTTCCGGGACTCTGTTTCCCATTATACGCAGCTCATCATGGACTCTCCCCGCGATAGTATCCAGTATTATCAAAGTAGACGTCTTGAATATGTGAACCGAGTGCGAGCCTACAGCGACAAGAAAATGGAGCAGGAAGACCTGCGTAAGGCGGAAATGGCCTGGCTGTGCGGCGTGCAACTTTACAGTATGTTCGATGCATTTGGCATTTGGTACAATAACAATCATCGCAGTGTTGAACTGCGAGACATGAAAAAGGCTTTGCTGTGGGGGCTCATTCCTGGCTTTGGTCAGATGTACAATGGAGAATTTGGTAAGGCTGGTCTTTTGTACATGAGCTTTATCGGTTCCGGTGTAAGTGTCTGGACTTCCCAGAACATGGTTGAATATTACCTGGACCGAAAGCATGTCCTGGAAGCGGAAAATTCAAACTCCGCAGAATTGGACCGTGTAACAGAAAGGGTCACGTACTATAGAAAAAATAGAAACCAGTATATTTGGGCTTCTGCGTTACTTTATTTGTATTCTATTGCGGATGCTGTTGTGGACGCCTTGCTCAGCGACTTTGACAATCCGATTCACATGGCTGTTGTCCCCAATTTCCTTGGCGGGGCGCAGGCGATGTTTACCTTTGACTTTTAA
- a CDS encoding histidine phosphatase family protein, whose protein sequence is MILWTIRHSKPYNPNDVCYGRMDFDVSPTFPEESEGAIKALLAAGAKPTRMFTSPLLRCLRLAEKASEATGLPMEKRDEIIEINFGDWEGQKLTAVPREQMQGWANDLRGFRFPNGECFYDIDKRVQSLLDSLDDDGEFLWISHAGVIAALQHFACGLPDDQFVEGAFSYTMVTKFEFKRDAEGHYRGTFAKIHDGIQMRPLKIG, encoded by the coding sequence ATGATTCTCTGGACCATCCGCCACTCCAAGCCCTATAATCCTAACGACGTCTGCTATGGACGTATGGATTTTGACGTCTCCCCCACTTTCCCGGAAGAAAGCGAAGGCGCCATCAAGGCTCTGCTTGCTGCAGGCGCCAAGCCCACCCGCATGTTCACCAGCCCGCTTCTCCGCTGCCTGCGTCTTGCAGAAAAGGCTTCCGAGGCTACCGGCCTCCCCATGGAAAAGCGCGACGAAATCATCGAGATTAACTTTGGCGACTGGGAAGGCCAGAAGCTGACCGCAGTTCCCCGCGAACAGATGCAGGGCTGGGCCAATGACCTCCGCGGTTTCAGATTCCCCAACGGCGAATGCTTCTACGACATCGACAAACGCGTCCAGAGCCTACTGGACTCTTTGGACGACGATGGAGAATTCCTCTGGATCAGCCACGCCGGCGTTATCGCAGCATTGCAGCACTTCGCCTGCGGCCTCCCCGACGACCAGTTCGTGGAAGGAGCTTTCAGCTACACCATGGTGACGAAGTTTGAATTCAAGCGCGACGCCGAAGGCCACTACCGCGGAACCTTCGCTAAGATCCACGACGGCATCCAAATGAGGCCGTTAAAGATTGGTTAA